The nucleotide sequence ACGCGCAGAGTGATCGTCCCACTATAGCGTCGTGCGGACAATGGCTCCGGTACTTTAATGCCCTCTTCCAGATTCAGTTGGACAGCATCGGACACCAATTCTCTAATCCCGGTCAATGCCCTTTCCGGAGTATCGTCCAAGTGACTCAGCAAGCCGAACTCGGCGCACAGGCCGACGTATTCCCCATCCTCATCGGACCAGAAGACTCGGTAGGTGTATCGGTCAATCAATTCAGGCATGCATTTCCTCCAATCTGTCGATTGCTTTGAGCGCCTGACGGACTTGGTACGGCTTAGCCATGCCTCGAACTGGCTGGATATTCACCAGTGGCCTGCCCTGCCAGGGCATTCTATAGATGAGATGGCTGCCTCTCTGCCTCGGCTCTCCGAAGTAATGGTCGCAGACCTTTCTGAGATCGTCGAACCTGACATTCCGAGGGTTGCGCCGCATATTGTCCAGTGTTCTATCCATGTATAAATGATGGCACTAATGGAAGCACATGTCAAGAACAACGCCAGCTTCCGAGAACCTTATACCAACTTGTTTTACTTATGACAGGAAAGCTTTGCCGTCAGCGTACCGATGGTTGGTGCGCGGGTGGGCAACTGATAATCACCACTGCCACAGATGAATAATTCACGCCGTTCCCCTGCCAGACACTCTAATTGCCTAGTTTGTCGAGCAGCCCCTTCGCCTTGTCAACTGCCTCATCAGCCTTCTCGACAGCCTCTCTACTGCTCGGAATCTGCGGTACAGCCGGGATGTCATGCTCCACGCGCCCGCTAGAATAGTCCGGTTCCCCCAGCACTCTGTCCTCCCCAGGTCTGACGACAAGATTGAACGGCAGGCTCGCCTTCACGAAGAACGTTCTACCCAAGACATCGTAATCCACGTTAAACACGACACTCGCGGTCGCAGTGACCCTATACTCCCCATCCGACACTAGCCTCGCCGGAGAGTATGACCAGTGAACCACATCGTTAACCCTATCCTCGACATACTCACCGCCAAGTTCTTTCAAGAGCCAGTTATCCCCGACGACGAAGCCGGCAATATCTTCTCCCAACTTGTCGATGTTACCCTCGATATATTCCCTCGCCATTTCATCAGGGTCCCGCTCTCCACCTATCAGCAACACCCCAATAACGACAAGGGCGAGTAATACCCCTATCGCACACGACAGAATCACCCACCGTGTACCATTTATTTTGCCCTTCCGCTCATCCACATCATTCCCATTCGTTCCGTTCGCCATTAACATCCTCTATGTGAATCGTTTATCAACCTATCGTTCCCTATTCTGTCCTGCCATAAGTAAGACGCATAGATATAAGTATTTTGTTGCATTACGTAAGGTCTCCCTCTTGCGCTAAACTTTCCAACAGAGGCAATAAAATAGACTCGCTCTCGGGAGGTATTAATGTGGCGCATTTCTTCAAAACTGCTTGGCGAATGATCTACTTCTGGAGATTTTTATTGGCCGGGATGAGCTTAATGTTCACGATGGCTGTTCTTCGTGTCGAACCCGGCGATTCTGGCCTGTCCTTCGACGATGCGATAAAGGCTCCACTTTTCGCCCTTATCAGCGCGGGAACCCTATTTATAGGTATGATTCCCAAAACGCCTGATCCAAATGACGTGATTCCAGACATAGCTGTGCGTATTACTGGCGCGACCACCGCCTGT is from Chloroflexota bacterium and encodes:
- a CDS encoding toxin-antitoxin system HicB family antitoxin → MPELIDRYTYRVFWSDEDGEYVGLCAEFGLLSHLDDTPERALTGIRELVSDAVQLNLEEGIKVPEPLSARRYSGTITLRVPPETHRALAMDAAEAGVSMNRLAVERLAPRH
- a CDS encoding toxin HicA — encoded protein: MRRNPRNVRFDDLRKVCDHYFGEPRQRGSHLIYRMPWQGRPLVNIQPVRGMAKPYQVRQALKAIDRLEEMHA